One genomic window of Octopus bimaculoides isolate UCB-OBI-ISO-001 chromosome 2, ASM119413v2, whole genome shotgun sequence includes the following:
- the LOC106869907 gene encoding transmembrane protein 242 — MASSAEDDDGKNRLNNEIKAEPTLLAVNNDDDKQITNQRNNRLSNLKGAAFFTSLTTASLLFGFGTTVAMAKKKDPAMFAKTLIPSREYPVTGHAFAARALAWGTLYSISGVSLLTFAVWKMLGVHNLVEFREKIQSLMPKVPKKQPQEGRTEFKNLTDLMQYIIDIDAEEKKKKLAKTNSNVSGS; from the exons ATGGCTTCATCGGCTGAGGACGACGACGGAAAGAACcgattaaataatgaaataaaagctgAACCGACTTTATTGGcagtaaataatgatgatgacaagcaGATTACGAATCAGCGAAATAATAGACTGTCTAATTTAAAag GGGCTGCATTCTTTACGTCTTTGACTACGGCTTCTCTTTTGTTTGGCTTTGGAACAACGGTAGCCATGGCTAAGAAGAAAGACCCTGCCATGTTTGCTAAG acCTTGATACCCAGCCGAGAATACCCTGTCACTGGACATGCGTTTGCTGCTCGTGCACTTGCATGGGGGACATTATATTCAATCTCTGGTGTCTCCCTTCTAACGTTTGCTGTGTGGAAAATGCTTGGAGTTCACAAT TTGGTAGAATTCCGAGAAAAAATTCAAAGCCTGATGCCAAAAGTTCCAAAAAAACAACCCCAAGAAGGTCGAACAGAATTTAAAAATCTAACAGATTTGATGCAGTATATAATAGATATTGATgctgaggagaagaaaaaaaaattagccaAAACCAATTCTAATGTCTCAGGAAGTTGA
- the LOC106869906 gene encoding radial spoke head protein 3 homolog B, with the protein MSVLPQRRAGADAPPYTFSSQPRVVSHRKKYKEKPLAPAAEEVPMYSNIMYDRRVVRGNTYALSTIPAQAQPDPLEAQRRQEAKRRANARRRAKEQFERLTPEPVPGRKHIDVQTELYLEEISDRVEEADVDIQTDYFLDRPPTPLYVPAKTGIDAATQILDGELFDFSIEVQPILEVLVGKTVEQSLIEVLEEEELANLRKQQRQYIELRNAELAEQQRLEEQNRRKVEEKEMRMLQQVAVMRREKETAEKISAMAFAQSYLRDLVPTVFAILSDNGYFYDPVEKDIEEGFLPWLMQNVNREVNNSKLICRIADSMIDHVIKERNLAFLRLEERIQQEKELAKILPEPSATELEEDQVEESESTDEKSDEPEAVEEDEAEEVLDQTQSTVE; encoded by the exons ATGTCTGTGTTGCCGCAAAGACGAGCTGGTGCTGATGCTCCTCCGTATACATTCTCCAGTCAACCCCGGGTGGTATCTCATCGCAAGAAATACAAGGAGAAGCCACTGGCACCAGCAGCTGA GGAGGTACCTATGTACAGCAATATTATGTACGACCGACGAGTGGTACGCGGAAACACATATGCACTTAGTACTATACCtgct caAGCTCAACCAGATCCTTTAGAGGCCCAACGTCGGCAAGAAGCTAAGCGAAGAGCTAATGCAAGAAGACGTGCTAAGGAACAGTTTGAGAGGCTAACCCCAGAACCAGTCCCCGGTAGAAAACACATTGATGTTCAAACTGAGCTTTATCTTGAAGAAATCTCTGACCGTGTTGAAGAGGCTGATGTTGACATTCAAACCGATTACTTTCTAGATCGTCCCCCAACACCTTTATATGTCCCGGCCAAAACTGGAATTGATGCTGCAACACAGATACTTGATGGAGAG TTATTTGATTTCAGTATCGAAGTGCAACCAATATTGGAAGTGCTGGTTGGGAAAACAGTTGAACAGTCTTTGATTGAAGTATTAGAAGAGGAAGAATTGGCTAATTTGAGGAAGCAGCAGCGCCAGTATATTGAGTTGCGTAACGCTGAACTTGCAGAACAACAACGACTGGAAGAGCAAAACAGGAGAAAAGTGGAAGAAAAG GAAATGAGAATGTTACAACAAGTTGCTGttatgaggagagagaaagaaactgctGAGAAGATTTCTGCCATGGCTTTTGCTCAGAGTTACCTGAGGGATCTTGTACCCACAGTCTTTGCAATACTTTCAGATAATGGTTATTTCTATGACCCAGTTGAAAAAG ATATCGAAGAGGGTTTCTTGCCCTGGTTAATGCAGAATGTTAACAGAGAAGTGAATAACAGCAAACTGATTTGCAGAATCGCTGATTCCATGATCGATCATGTGATCAAAGAGAGGAATTTAGCATTTTTGAGATTAGAAGAACGCATTCAGCAGGAGAAAGAGTTGGCGAAAATACTACCGGAACCATCTGCAACAGAGTTAGAGGAAGACCAGGTTGAAGAGAGTGAG